From Anopheles coluzzii chromosome 3, AcolN3, whole genome shotgun sequence, the proteins below share one genomic window:
- the LOC120957501 gene encoding general odorant-binding protein 56a-like — MQSLQIVFVVLLAAVSTMAFFTEEQHEIAKSLAEQCRAELGGELPEDFATKMRLGDLTLDSETAKCTIQCMFAKVGFTLESGAANRDVLIAKLSKGNPTAKAEAFADVCENNEGETACDKAFSLYQCYHKNKSIFD; from the exons ATGCAGAGCCTTCAGATTGTGTTCGTGGTGCTGCTGGCCGCTGTCTCTACGATG GCTTTCTTCACCGAGGAGCAGCACGAGATTGCCAAATCGCTGGCGGAACAGTGCCGTGCCGAGCTGGGCGGTGAGCTGCCGGAGGACTTTGCCACCAAGATGCGGCTGGGCGACCTAACGCTGGACAGTGAAACGGCCAAG TGTACCATCCAGTGTATGTTCGCGAAGGTGGGCTTCACGCTGGAGAGTGGCGCGGCTAACCGGGACGTGCTGATCGCCAAACTGTCCAAGGGCAATCCCACCGCCAAGGCGGAAGCGTTCGCTGACGTGTGCGAGAACAACGAGGGCGAGACGGCGTGCGATAAAGCGTTCAGCCTGTACCAGTGCTACCACAAGAACAAGTCGATCTTTGACTAA
- the LOC120957990 gene encoding uncharacterized protein LOC120957990: MRSGCSSPREMRLLLLLALATLGTIPATLGCDSACDRYQYCDESNNSCRNCSVLCAKDEYSCFHKCQNYLFKSLRERTTALESVVGIYNTVACIVLALACVTIVLLSYRYRGAIREFCRLPQLNKKEQGPVGYTHENPNTKSPKAVPKNGANAAKPPASTTVSIYPETEADNSVQTGTTSISHRYPAEDSTESYSYDNAACNVTPTSQNPMPKY, from the exons ATGAGATCCGGTTGCTCGAGCCCGAGAGAAATgcggctactgctgctgcttgcacTGGCCACCCTCGGGACCATTCCGGCCACCCTGGGGTGTGATTCTGCCTGCGATCGGTACCAGTACTGTGACGAAAGCAACAATAGCTGCCGCAACTGCAGCGTACTGTGCGCGAAAGACGAATACAGCTGCTTCCACAAGTGCCAAA ATTACCTGTTCAAGT CTCTCCGAGAGCGTACCACCGCCCTGGAGTCGGTCGTTGGCATCTACAACACGGTGGCCTGTATAGTGCTCGCGCTAGCCTGCGTCACAATCGTGCTGCTGAGCTACCGGTACCGGGGCGCAATACGCGAGTTTTGCCGCTTGCCACAGCTGAACAAGAAGGAACAGGGTCCGGTTGGGTACACGCACGAGAACCCCAACACCAAGAGCCCCAAAGCGGTGCCGAAGAATGGGGCGAACGCGGCCAAACCACCGGCCTCCACCACCGTCAGCATCTATCCGGAAACGGAGGCGGACAATTCGGTGCAGACGGGGACGACCTCGATCAGCCACCGGTATCCGGCGGAAGATTCGACGGAAAGCTACTCGTACGATAATGCTGCCTGCAACGTGACGCCTACCAGCCAGAACCCGATGCCGAAGTATTGA
- the LOC120957983 gene encoding chondroitin sulfate proteoglycan 4 — protein MDQLQRRIRMWIFISILSLTLIDAVKVSFYGASHITIPMQESKMSTNIRLRFRTRQDNALMLVTAGRTDYALLTIDGGKIRFSFKINDSQTDLWSPGTLKINDLQWHDISISRYAANLTLQIDEYFATKTLPPKVMELNVHMGVTLGGKGDYNEPYLSALPSFRGCIADVFYNNINVFKRAREGTGHPTAHDVSWICSPEFDADRDVPISFLDDDSYSVLHKPTSRSGDRWSFEFRTIEPFGTLLSNIPRSTKHDYMMLEIVQSKLRLLVGKGSNAVELIPDRNVSDGKWHNVSITYSPMLVDIMVDETSNSATFANGSSQVIELEEDFYIGGLDAERHRKASLKLIRETESSFKGCMRNVILDDEEVGFPHFKVTHHVTVDCVWKYPCIEKQPCIISSQCQHQGIEDFICYCDQAYCIKADYGERYKIFTRSMSRVELELLEINPMEVMEGGIAFLSREFINVLFDYPEMGVKEASIVFHIVQPPKHGRVTISSYGAESNRTVTQTKFFSHIDLSTDKVKYTHNGDEHPTDHMTIDMQLMSFSRESKLPDVSGKHRFVLHVNVTPVNDPPVLQLPPNRHIRITQGIPKAIGTDVLNADDPDSVPDTLIYTILMSPNSEAQQGRVEVNGKAVTTFSQSDINAGSVTYVINSKGSEDSHFDLTVQVSDGMETSPASSVRVSVLPLQLRMINNTGLVLIHKSAATITPYNLSFVPNAEEENVDMKFDVVQSPLYGNLQKLRTVDSSWVNVDSFTSSQVALGQIRYLHVTDFPQHDEFKFTVSLGPVTTPTYDFRISFTKLRIGIVRQSNMHINTKENTIRADFLFHQTTPIVTLSRNVIYTVVTAPKFGVIYVEGHPQTARPGHSFTQHEIDKNLIKYRTYRSSYGSFVDTFEFVVSVPECEDVQGKMDFIYTPPDYLAKQIVYQKREKLYVHEGNKTALSRTHFEVYFNKFNFLSFNLTHHPKHGKICLINPRTFEAKDIGTFTLQDLFLGDIHYCHDDSESTRDSFRLLILSDDETDFQYVCEIQVEITLQNDNGPYRVFDKVFHIVRDETKLLTAGDLKYDDPDIETRANDIEYRAVACTNGELYKSGKPSELFTQDDLDHGRMLFMHNGTDNGKVSFIVTDGLYEVPGSLEIEASDPFLRVRESNASIVQEGRAVLLTSSDLNIDTNLNAKPQDIEYRVMDGPNNGLLKMFVPKFDTGQLHRLNNASTAYNFSHADVLADRIVYWNRDVASMDRIKYRVGTKGVWTEGEVMIRIYPPAYWEQLRIRRNQTLFVEESTSVIISRDVLEIVHPNISPGDITYLVTTQPQHGYLEIQSITSDDEYNSKVFDQSTINAEKMFYIQAGVNQSSDYFTFDVTNGITWLRDLMMKIVIIPEHLYIQTNEIVVEEGKTVLLEPGDMVPYSEYYMGKILEYKILDHPLHGSIRAGKSSKVNRFTQKQLEAGMITYVHNGSENSSDTIRLVALSRNKESVPFILSIKILPVNDEIPQLVTNTGLHMWIGGKSMIGSNDLMAQDYDTPPENLTFFVQQMSGGYVAFKDSYNKKTHSFTQQDINSNVVYFIHDSSNQNGKVVFYVSDGVHNTTENVLHIVTNPVALEAIRNEVLHVFPLTRKQILPDQLYYKCSDDDRDVRYVVTVPPQMGRLLFEQVEFGYSNEITEFTQYDVENGRIFYEHTHPMVELKTNDSFYFDVTAPLSNSLVDQIFNIDVSVSSGGLLRFLPVPRITIEEGESAPIKLDLSKVLEYLETRAGIGAPELYIEVHPPAHGLVELEDESPEVNRFSLNDFYTNKVIYKHDHSDTVEDRIALAVFLVPGHLFLCNITIPVTINPVNDQPFHLLTPSPHISVIEGENETITSTHLLTEDADTDPRDIVYDVISGPNLGVLLKISDEGYPQDIITYGNQFTQADINENRIIYTHSGNPQSTTFYFKVSDGKFKPAYEIFNIKILPITILPGFNSQPILVQQGSNLGVLEPRHVSVETNVQKNRIMYNITKNPLGGIIIANNKPILKFSQRQLEDGKIGYMQTDMSRSNDTFQLDAFIPDTTSACLVEVSMIVQPFIIINPITITPGDRVRLSSTFIFDNPAQLKLNRYNPKITITRRPKYGWLKKIVRSTGLDYAEQQSDKEISSFTYKELKSGVIYYSARKFNQDFQSINDNFEYVLSTKTAQPGQGTVPIEIYSPSGSHDIDNDVNIVTTESVIPLDYLIAVCIAVAAIVLILITVLLLRCRSKASHKSNDLDKDNPPSLPRPPDFMTLNNRMYTPSENESLPVTNSSTPLPIISSIPHCKVIPMGGLDNTLQLDSETDDMMDMHGELLPSIGGHGYRYGYGDENDEWSSSCDVGPDVNYSTISQPQQHLLLQQHQQLLPPHQQQHIQQQQQQQQQQQILSTPQLAKANPLLRRNQYWV, from the exons TATCGTTCTATGGCGCCAGCCACATCACAATCCCGATGCAGGAGTCAAAGATGTCCACCAACATACGGTTACGGTTCCGCACGCGGCAGGACAATGCGCTGATGCTCGTAACGGCCGGCCGCACCGACTACGCGCTGCTCACGATCGATGGTGGTAAAATTAGGTTCAGCTTCAAGATAAATGACTCTCAGACGGAT CTCTGGTCACCGGGAACGCTAAAGATCAACGATCTGCAGTGGCATGACATTTCAATTTCGCGCTACGCCGCCAATCTGACGCTCCAAATCGACGAGTACTTTGCGACGAAAACGCTCCCCCCGAAGGTGATGGAGCTGAACGTACATATGGGCGTGACGCTCGGTGGGAAGGGTGACTACAACGAGCCGTACCTGAGCGCACTGCCAAGCTTTCGTGGTTGTATCGCTGAT GTATTTTACAACAACATTAACGTGTTTAAACGCGCACGGGAAGGTACTGGGCATCCGACCGCCCACGATGTGTCGTGGATCTGCTCGCCCGAGTTTGATGCCGATCGGGACGTACCGATCAGCTTCCTGGACGACGACAGCTACAGCGTGCTGCACAAACCGACCTCACGGTCGGGCGATCGGTGGAGCTTCGAGTTTCGTACGATCGAACCGTTTGGGACGCTGCTGAGTAACATTCCACGCTCGACCAAGCACGACTACATGATGCTGGAGATCGTGCAGAGCAAGCTGCGGCTGCTGGTCGGCAAAGGATCGAACGCCGTCGAGCTGATACCGGATCGGAACGTTTCCGATGGCAAGTGGCATAACGTTTCGATTACCTACAGCCCGATGTTGGTCGAT ATTATGGTCGACGAGACGAGCAACAGTGCAACGTTCGCGAACGGCAGCAGCCAGGTGATCGAGCTGGAGGAAGACTTCTACATCGGTGGTCTCGATGCGGAGCGGCACCGGAAAGCGTCGCTCAAGCTGATCCGCGAAACCGAATCCAGCTTCAAGGGCTGCATGCGCAACGTCATCCTGGACGATGAGGAGGTCGGCTTCCCGCACTTCAAGGTGACGCACCACGTGACGGTGGACTGCGTGTGGAAGTATCCGTGCATCGAGAAGCAACCGTGCATTATCAGCTCGCAGTGCCAGCACCAGGGCATCGAGGACTTTATCTGCTACTGCGACCAGGCGTACTGCATCAAGGCGGACTACGGGGAGCGCTATAAGATCTTTACGCGCTCAATGTCCCGCGTAGAgctggagctgctggagaTCAATCCGATGGAGGTGATGGAGGGAGGGATTGCGTTTCTGTCGCGCGAGTTTATCAACGTGCTGTTCGATTATCCGGAGATGGGCGTTAAGGAGGCTTCGATAGTGTTTCACATCGTGCAGCCACCGAAGCATGGGCGGGTGACGATCTCTTCCTATGGCGCGGAAAGCAACAGGACCGTTACGCAGACTAAGTTTTTCTCGCATATTGATCTCAGCACGGACAAGGTGAAGTACACGCACAACGGGGATGAACATCCGACCGATCACATGACGATCGATATGCAGCTGATGTCGTTTTCGAGGGAGTCCAAGCTGCCGGACGTCTCTGGGAAGCATCGGTTTGTACTGCACGTGAATGTAACGCCGGTGAATGATCCTCCAGTGTTGCAGTTGCCACCGAACAGGCATATCCGCATCACgcaaggtatccccaaggcGATCGGTACCGATGTGTTGAATGCGGATGATCCAGATAGTGTTCCCGACACGCTCATCTACACCATCCTCATGAGTCCCAACTCAGAAGCTCAACAGGGACGGGTGGAAGTGAACGGGAAGGCAGTGACAACGTTCTCTCAGTCGGACATTAATGCGGGCAGTGTGACGTACGTGATCAACTCGAAAGGATCGGAAGATTCACACTTCGATCTGACGGTGCAGGTGTCGGATGGGATGGAAACAAGCCCAGCGAGCTCGGTGCGTGTCTCTGTACTGCCACTGCAGCTGAGAATGATCAACAATACGGGGTTGGTGTTGATACACAAGTCAGCGGCAACGATCACTCCGTACAATCTTTCGTTCGTACCGAATGCTGAGGAAGAGAATGTTGATATGAA GTTCGATGTTGTGCAGTCGCCGCTGTACGGAAACTTACAGAAGCTCCGAACGGTGGACTCTTCGTGGGTAAATGTTGACTCCTTCACCAGCAGCCAGGTGGCGTTGGGGCAGATACGATATCTACACGTCACAGACTTCCCTCAACATGACGAATTTAAG TTCACGGTATCTCTCGGTCCAGTCACAACCCCAACGTACGATTTTCGAATATCCTTCACCAAATTACGCATCGGCATCGTGCGACAATCGAACATGCACATCAAcacgaaagaaaacacaatcCGGGCAGATTTTCTCTTCCACCAAACGACTCCAATCGTAACGCTTTCCCGGAACGTCATCTACACCGTCGTAACGGCACCAAAATTCGGTGTAATTTACGTCGAGGGACATCCCCAAACGGCTCGCCCGGGGCACTCCTTCACCCAGCACGAGATCGATAAGAATCTTATAAAATATCGTACCTACCGGTCGTCGTACGGTAGCTTCGTCGATACGTTCGAGTTCGTCGTATCGGTACCGGAGTGTGAAGATGTTCAGGGGAAGATGGACTTTATCTACACCCCGCCCGACTATCTGGCCAAACAGATCGTGTACCAGAAGCGCGAGAAGCTGTACGTACACGAGGGCAATAAGACGGCACTGTCGCGAACGCACTTTGAGGTGTACTTTAACAAGTTTAACTTTCTTTCGTTTAACCTGACGCATCACCCGAAGCATGGCAAGATATGTTTGATAAATCCACGCACGTTTGAGGCGAAAGATATTGGAACGTTCACGCTGCAGGATCTGTTCCTGGGGGACATTCACTACTGTCACGATGATTCGGAGTCTACGAGGGATAGCTTCCGGTTGCTGATCCTTTCGGATGATGAGACGGACTttcagtatgtgtgtgagatACAGGTGGAGATCACGCTGCAGAACGATAATGGGCCGTACCGGGTGTTTGATAAGGTGTTCCATATAGTGCGCGATGAGACGAAGTTGCTCACTGCCGGGGACTTGAAGTACGACGATCCGGACATTGAGACGCGAGCAAATGATATCGAGTATCGGGCGGTTGCCTGTACGAACGGGGAGCTGTACAAAAGTGGTAAACCTTCGGAGTTGTTCACGCAAGACGATCTTGACCATGGACGGATGCTGTTCATGCACAATGGGACGGATAATGGAAAGGTTTCGTTCATTGTGACGGACGGACTGTACGAAGTACCCGGTTCGTTGGAGATCGAAGCATCGGATCCATTTCTGCGCGTTCGCGAATCCAATGCCTCGATCGTGCAGGAAGGTCGAGCGGTACTCCTCACGAGCAGTGATCTTAACATAGACACTAACTTAAATGCGAAACCACAAGATATCGAATATAGGGTAATGGATGGACCAAACAATGGGCTTCTGAAGATGTTTGTGCCAAAGTTTGATACAGGGCAGCTGCATCGGCTTAACAATGCATCGACCGCATACAACTTCTCCCACGCGGACGTACTAGCCGATAGGATCGTGTACTGGAACCGGGATGTGGCATCCATGGACAGGATCAAGTACCGGGTGGGGACGAAAGGTGTGTGGACGGAAGGCGAGGTGATGATCCGGATCTATCCACCGGCTTACTGGGAGCAGCTACGCATTCGGCGCAACCAGACACTGTTTGTTGAAGAGTCGACCAGTGTGATCATATCACGTGATGTACTTGAG ATAGTACATCCAAACATCTCACCAGGCGATATAACGTATCTGGTAACGACACAGCCCCAACACGGCTATCTCGAGATACAATCGATCACCTCCGACGACGAGTACAACTCGAAGGTGTTTGATCAGTCAACGATCAATGCAGAGAAGATGTTCTACATACAGGCTGGTGTGAATCAGTCGTCCGATTACTTTACGTTCGATGTTACGAATGGGATTACGTGGTTGCGTGATTTGATGATGAAGATTGTCATCATTCCGGAGCACTTGTACATCCAAACCAACGAGATCGTTGTGGAAGAAG GAAAAACGGTACTACTAGAGCCTGGAGATATGGTACCCTACTCAGAGTACTACATGGGCAAGATCCTGGAGTACAAAATACTGGACCATCCACTGCACGGGAGCATACGGGCGGGAAAATCTTCCAAAGTGAATCGCTTCACCCAAAAACAGCTGGAAGCGGGTATGATCACGTACGTGCACAATGGTAGCGAGAACTCGTCCGATACGATCCGGTTAGTGGCGTTGAGCCGGAACAAGGAGAGCGTACCGTTCATCCTGTCGATCAAGATACTGCCCGTGAACGACGAGATACCGCAGCTGGTCACCAACACCGGGCTGCACATGTGGATCGGTGGAAAATCGATGATTGGCAGCAATGATCTAA TGGCCCAAGACTACGACACTCCACCGGAAAATCTGACCTTCTTCGTGCAGCAAATGTCCGGCGGGTATGTCGCGTTCAAGGATAGCTACAACAAGAAGACGCACTCCTTCACGCAGCAGGACATCAACAGCAACGTGGTGTACTTCATCCACGACAGCAGCAACCAGAACGGGAAGGTCGTGTTCTACGTCAGTGACGGTGTCCACAACACCACAGAAAATGTGCTCCACATCGTCACCAATCCGGTCGCACTGGAAGCGATTCGGAATGAGGTGCTGCACGTGTTCCCGCTTACCCGCAAGCAGATTCTCCCCGACCAACTGTACTACAAATGTTCGGATGATGATCGGGACGTGCGGTACGTTGTGACGGTTCCACCACAGATGGGCCGGTTACTGTTCGAGCAGGTGGAGTTTGGCTACTCGAACGAGATCACCGAGTTTACACAGTACGATGTGGAGAATGGGCGCATCTTCTACGAGCATACGCACCCAATGGTGGAACTGAAGACAAACGATTCCTTCTACTTTGACGTGACAGCACCGCTGTCGAACAGTTTAGTCGATCAGATCTTCAACATTGACGTTTCGGTGTCGTCCGGTGGTCTGTTGCGCTTCCTCCCCGTTCCGAGGATCACCATCGAGGAGGGCGAATCAGCACCAATCAAGCTGGATCTTTCCAAGGTACTGGAATACCTGGAAACGCGCGCCGGCATCGGTGCCCCCGAGCTCTACATCGAAGTCCATCCGCCCGCCCACGGGCTGGTCGAGCTGGAGGACGAAAGCCCGGAGGTGAACCGGTTCTCGCTGAACGATTTCTACACCAACAAGGTGATCTACAAGCACGACCACTCGGACACGGTCGAGGACCGGATCGCGCTGGCCGTGTTTCTCGTGCCGGGTCATCTGTTCCTCTGCAACATCACCATTCCAGTGACGATCAATCCCGTCAACGATCAGCCATTCCATCTGCTCACGCCCTCTCCACACATTTCCGTGATCGAGGGTGAAAATGAAACGATCACCTCGACCCACCTGCTTACGGAGGACGCCGATACGGATCCGCGCGACATCGTGTACGATGTGATTAGTGGGCCGAACCTGGGCGTGCTGTTGAAGATATCGGACGAGGGCTATCCGCAGGACATCATCACGTACGGCAATCAGTTTACGCAGGCGGACATTAACGAGAACCGCATCATCTACACGCATTCGGGCAATCCGCAGTCGACGACGTTCTACTTCAAGGTGTCGGACGGCAAGTTTAAGCCGGCGTACGAAATATTTAACATCAAAATACTACCGATCACGATCCTGCCCGGGTTCAACAGCCAGCCGATACTGGTGCAGCAGGGTTCGAACTTGGGTGTGCTGGAACCCCGTCACGTGTCCGTTGAGACGAACGTGCAGAAGAACCGAATCATGTACAACATTACGAAGAACCCGCTGGGAGGTATTATCATTGCGAACAATAAGCCAATTCTGAAGTTTAGCCAGCGGCAGCTAGAGGACGGCAAGATCGGGTACATGCAGACGGACATGAGCCGGTCGAACGATACGTTCCAGCTGGATGCGTTCATACCGGACACGACCTCGGCGTGCCTGGTGGAGGTTAGCATGATCGTGCAGccgttcatcatcatcaacccgatcacgatcacgccGGGCGATCGGGTACGGCTCAGCTCGACGTTTATCTTCGACAATCCGGCCCAGCTGAAGCTGAATCGCTACAATCCGAAGATAACGATCACGCGACGGCCCAAGTACGGGTGGTTGAAGAAGATTGTGCGCAGCACGGGGCTGGACTATGCAGAGCAGCAGAGTGATAAGGAGATTAGTTCCTTCACGTACAAGGAGCTGAAGAGTGGCGTGATCTACTATTCGGCGCGTAAGTTCAATCAGGACTTTCAGTCCATCAATGACAACTTCGAGTACGTGCTGTCGACCAAGACGGCCCAGCCGGGTCAGGGGACGGTACCGATCGAAATTTACTCACCGTCCGGATCGCACGACATCGACAATGACGTCAACATCGTCACCACAGAGTCTGTAATCCCGCTGGACTATCTGATTGCCGTTTGCATTGCCGTCGCTGCGATCGTGTTGATCCTCATCACCGTACTTCTGCTCCGCTGTCGCTCAAAGGCATCGCACAAGAGCAACGATCTGGACAAGGACAATCCACCGTCTCTCCCGCGACCGCCCGACTTTATGACCCTGAACAATCGAATGTACACACCGTCGGAGAATGAATCACTGCCCGTCACAAACTCCTCCACTCCGCTACcgatcatcagcagcatcccACACTGCAAGGTCATACCGATGGGTGGGCTCGACAACACACTGCAGCTCGACTCCGAAACGGACGACATGATGGATATGCACGGCGAGCTGCTGCCCAGCATCGGTGGCCACGGGTACCGGTACGGGTACGGCGACGAGAACGACGAGTGGAGCTCGTCCTGTGACGTTGGGCCGGACGTTAACTACTCCACGATCtcgcagccgcagcagcatctgctgctgcagcaacacCAACAGTTGCTACCAccgcatcaacagcagcacatacaacagcagcagcaacagcaacagcagcaacaaatccTTTCAACGCCACAGTTGGCTAAGGCGAATCCACTACTCCGCCGCAACCAGTATTGGGTCTAG
- the LOC120957500 gene encoding putative uncharacterized protein DDB_G0271606 yields the protein MAHFSLTEMPTDLKVTDTFPKSGRVTEVCKEWLVREDGALAYQLQNQEINEHYKGNKQRNQIVRQDFPTALSEQIREKEDAERQAALYHQMINEQEEMDAKVARDIADQLNREAQLKRQMELQRGELLARKLQDQAVLGDRRHPPGVAGSSGRHPQTAQEQNAFPLPPRAHPKPKPGPATNGNQKHPGSSHFMAHSPPPSAAQQSNEPPGLHYASLDLNAPKRPPPQPVFQNGRAVPLSPPHHAATGYQERLEVFPPPPPPAAAANFNQYSDDEEPVSGAQYVNVNLHSHTPEKKQPQHAPPYRQQPGRSLQQQAADLVDSIRPYDVPLSNDDFSYQYPLPPTVNNISAPSGSRAGGAVRYGGNNNNIVPTTTEADYQNNTNFNKMSPEKYVAPAVSSSRHVAPEGFGRRNEAPPLQRTSANPINYNLYDDDDIDEALAATSGTFTATPLNQLGLPVEAGPSGRYANGGATPKTGHSHHNHNHNHHHAIYQNQPHSSHASPSHSKASSYDKTDRIRTLQELGLAPDEIQEIDMRLEQELRDAELARKLQEEEGGTVDQEFIDRKVAMEAQDKELAKMLQERERAKAKRAREKARLKKEQRLQQQKQEQRADGTVSEDDPGAVGEIVAAADPNADPDAIVDASYSNPIDMLQQQQQQQQQRPPKLISPTGSAAGARGYYGAPVPVPTTDHPLHNHRQQGSISSHGSGSGSIGNGGQQQANQFAGPISDENYSNPVDMIKQQKQQQQLLFQQQQLLQQQQQQQRGGPNLKLSANVQRLIENGRKDDEIYVLPVSQEDHPPMELPQSQRTPPRGSMHPANGGRHVSSPGSRNQYLDENIAAKIDPTFGSGAGGMGHSPTSTGTSSSAANASQPDILEFSDPGSSSPVPPPYMPIQGTRRTNAPDGKKRKSKERCAQQ from the exons ATGGCCCATTTTTCGCTCACCGAAATGCCGACCGACCTGAAGGTGACGGATACGTTCCCGAAGAGTGGCCGCGTAACGGAGG TTTGCAAAGAATGGCTCGTGCGGGAGGATGGTGCCTTAGCATATCAGCTGCAGAACCAAGAGA TTAACGAACACTACAAGGGTAACAAACAGCGCAACCAAATCGTGCGGCAGGACTTCCCCACCGCCCTGTCCGAGCAAATCCGCGAGAAGGAGGATGCGGAGCGGCAGGCAGCACTGTACCATCAGATGATAAACGAGCA AGAGGAGATGGACGCAAAGGTGGCACGCGACATTGCGGACCAGCTCAACCGGGAGGCGCAACTGAAGCGTCAGATGGAGCTGCAACGAGGCGAACTGTTGGCCCGCAAGCTGCAAGATCAAGCCGTGCTGGGAGATCGTAGGCATCCGCCCGGAGTGGCGGGAAGTTCCGGCAGGCATCCACAGACCGCGCAGGAGCAAAACGCATTCCCGCTTCCACCCCGTGCGCATCCAAAGCCAAAGCCCGGACCGGCCACGAACGGCAACCAGAAGCACCCGGGAAGCTCCCACTTTATGGCGCATTCGCCACCGCCATCCGCTGCGCAGCAAAGCAACGAGCCGCCGGGTCTGCATTACGCCTCGTTGGACCTGAACGCTCCGAAACGTCCGCCACCGCAGCCCGTGTTTCAGAATGGCCGGGCTGTACCGCTAAGTCCGCCTCACCATGCCGCCACCGGGTACCAGGAGCGGCTGGAAGTGTTTCCGCCTCCAccgccgccagcagcagctgcaaacTTCAACCAGTACTCGGACGACGAGGAACCGGTCAGCGGGGCACAGTACGTCAACGTAAACCTGCACTCGCACACGCCGGAGAAGAAGCAACCTCAACATGCGCCACCGTACCGGCAGCAGCCGGGTCGCTCGTTACAGCAGCAAGCGGCCGATCTCGTCGACAGCATCCGGCCGTACGATGTGCCGCTGTCGAACGATGACTTTTCGTACCAGTATCCACTGCCACCGACGGTGAACAACATTTCCGCCCCTTCGGGCAGTAGAGCAGGTGGTGCAGTGCGGTACGGaggtaataataataatatcgtCCCCACGACGACGGAAGCCGACTATCAGAACAATACAAACTTTAACAAAATGTCGCCGGAAAAGTACGTGGCGCCGGCAGTGTCATCGAGCCGTCATGTTGCTCCCGAGGGCTTCGGGCGGCGAAACGAAGCTCCACCGCTGCAGCGAACGTCCGCCAACCCCATCAACTACAACCTgtacgatgatgacgatattgatgaggcgctggcagccACGAGCGGGACGTTTACGGCGACGCCACTCAATCAGCTGGGGCTGCCGGTTGAGGCGGGACCGAGCGGTCGGTACGCGAACGGTGGAGCGACGCCCAAGACGGGTCACTCGCAtcacaaccacaaccacaaccaccatcATGCGATCTACCAGAACCAGCCTCATTCGTCGCACGCTTCGCCGAGCCACTCGAAAGCGAGCAGCTACGACAAGACGGATCGGATCCGGACGCTGCAGGAGCTTGGGCTGGCGCCGGACGAGATCCAGGAGATCGATATGCGGCTCGAGCAGGAGCTGCGCGATGCG GAACTGGCCCGCAAGCTGCAAGAGGAGGAAGGCGGCACCGTCGATCAGGAATTCATCGATCGTAAGGTAGCGATGGAGGCGCAAGACAAAGAGCTCGCCAAAATGCTGCAGGAGCGGGAACGGGCCAAGGCAAAGCGGGCTCGCGAGAAGGCCCGACTAAAGAAGGAGCAACGGCTGCAGCAACAAAAGCAGGAGCAACGAGCGGATGGCACCGTATCGGAGGATGACCCGGGTGCCGTTGGAGaaattgttgctgctgctgacccaAACGCCGATCCGGATGCGATCGTTGACGCTTCCTACTCCAACCCGATCGatatgctgcagcagcagcaacagcaacagcaacaaaggCCACCAAAGCTGATCTCCCCGACCGGCTCTGCCGCCGGTGCGAGAGGATATTACGGTGCACCGGTGCCAGTACCGACGACGGACCATCCACTGCACAACCATCGCCAGCAGGGAAGCATTTCATCGCACGGCTCGGGCTCTGGCAGTATCGGTAACGGTGGACAGCAGCAGGCAAACCAGTTCGCAGGGCCAATCAGTGACGAAAACTACTCCAACCCGGTCGACATGAttaagcagcagaagcagcaacagcagctactgttccagcagcaacagttgttacagcagcagcagcagcagcagcgtggtgGACCGAACCTGAAGCTGTCCGCGAACGTACAGCGGTTAATTGAGAATGGGCGCAAGGACGATGAAATCTATGTGCTGCCCGTTTCGCAGGAAGACCATCCGCCCATGGAGCTGCCCCAGTCGCAGCGTACCCCACCGAGAGGTTCGATGCATCCGGCCAACGGTGGGCGGCACGTGTCATCGCCTGGGTCAAG GAATCAATACCTGGACGAGAACATCGCTGCAAAGATTGATCCAACCTTCGGTAGTGGTGCCGGTGGCATGGGACACTCTCCAACCTCCACCGGGACGTCCTCTTCCGCCGCAAACGCATCGCAACCAG ACATACTTGAATTCTCCGACCCCGGGTCCTCTAGTCCAGTGCCGCCACCGTACATGCCGATACAGGGTACGCGCCGAACGAACGCGCCCGATGGCAAGAAGCGCAAGTCGAAGGAGCGCTGCGCACAGCAATAA